The sequence AACGCCTTAGAGTGAGGGTGCCACTCAAACTTGTACAGTGGAGTGGGCTCAGCTTTTAACAAATTCTGTGCACAATATCTCAACGGCATTTCCGGCACTATCACATAATGCTCCGTCACCGGAAAAGAGTGAACCCATCCCGCCGCAGGCCCACCTCGGCAATCAACTCGTCCGATCACCTTCCTCTCATTACTACCGGCCTCCATCCTCACCACTAAATAACCCGGTTTCAACAAATCCGGCAACAAAGTCAAAAACTCCGATTCCGTCACAATCGGATGCGCAGAGTGAATCAAACCCCCTAATGAGTCGCTGTATTCGAATTTCCCAATCGTATCTAATGTGTCGGGATCGATAATAATCGATCCTTTCTGTGTTTCTGTCAGGCAAACAACTCGCCCGTCCCCGAGCCTTACGACGCCGGTGTTTGCATTATCGGTTAAAGATGCGCCGGAGAAGAGGTTAGCCATTTCGCCGATGTAGGCTAGGAAATTGTCTGGCTTTGGCACCTCCGAGAATTCCCGGTAACATAGTTTCTTGTTTTGTTTAGCAGCCTTATAGGCGTCTGATTCGATTTGGCGGTGACCGGCAATTAATCGACCGTTTTCAAAGTGGAGCTTGACTAATGTGGCGTAACCGTCAAAGAGATGCCGGAAGTTGTAGTTCCCTATGTGCCAGAGGCCCGGACCATTTCTAAGGTACGTCCCTTTCTGCATGAATTCAATCTTGCtacttaattaatttataaaatcaattgaaactttaaacaaacaagtataCTGTCACTTCTAAATATTCGAAAATCAATTTATGTGTAAAGGatttattatgttattaacAAATCTTCAGTATTTAAATATGCTAAATAAACGTTATTCAGAAAAAAAACtgcttaaaatatttattattttacgaAAAAAAACTTGCAAAAAATGCATGAAACTTTGTTTTGATAATCCGACCATATGGTAGTCAGATAATTGTCTAATTAGTCTGTTTAAAATTTCTATTAAGTAGAATTGATCTTgtttgatgacattaaaggtaaaatagtAGGATTTCACACGTTAGGTATGTAAATCTATATTTTTCAAACCAATAGGGGCAAATTTGGAGGTTAGTCCATAAATTAAGGTTAATCGACATATGTAGGAAGAAGAATAATAAAAATGTATTGTTTGGTAACTTatgatttaattattaatttgcaACTCTGAAGAAGTCTGGCTGATAAAGACAAAGATCTCCGAAACgtagaatatttaattatagTATTAGATGTTTGGAATTGGAAGTAATAAAGAAATGTTTAATATGCAGGGATCTGATTTACAAGAATTTTATTTGATTCCTATTGTCGAGTTATATACATATGTGGGATTAATCAAAACGACGAATATGCTTTTCAGCAACCTGTATTTCAATAAAAACCATATCATCTTACAGGAATTACTTAATGGTTGATTTTACAATTAATGAATGATTGaagtttattaaaataaaagaagtaGTGATTGAATAGGCATTGCATTAATAATATAACAGTTGGGAGTTCAAATTTGCTTtctaaatttattatatttgatTTGGTATTCCAGAAATACTTTGAActattgattttcatttttattacaaaaaataaaagaaaataaaataaatgtagAGGTAGAAGGGAAGGGGTAACGGAGGAAAAGCTTGAAACCCAGAAAATGAACTTACAGAAGGATTTATATAATAAATGGAATGGAGGTGAAGTGTGGACATACCAGCCAGAGTGGAATTTGACCTTGAACAAGGAGGTCGCCTTCCCATCTCTCTTGACGGACACTTGTCCAGGCAACATGAGTAGTGAGATCTTTGTCCGGCGATAGAAGGATAGGTGGAGGTTGAGTTGCAACATTTGTAATAACGGAGTCTCTACGTTTGGCTGGAAAAAGAAGTTGATATTTATGAGAAAGGATGATGTTAGAGGGTGAAAGGAAAGGTAGGGAAGCCATTGATATTGATATTGATAttgatattgaatatgaagaagGATACTAAGCCTAACTTTGAGATTCACGTATTTATAGAACAAACTTGGTTACTATCGTTTCATTTCTTGCTATTGTTATTGGAATCTTTCATTGGCGGAATACCTTCACACTACAAGACATGCTTACGTTATCTATTACTCTCTTATCATCAAATCCTATTTTGAGTTTCTAATTATTCACTTATTGAATActtatattttgtaattaataaaCTTAACCTCTCTACTTAAAACCCCACTTAGAGAGGTTCAAATCCTTTATCTATTTCGATTGAGATCTTCTAAGTTTGTTTCAATTTCAGAGCCCATATTATAGTCTTAactattaattacaaaattaatggttgagattaaATAGCGACTATTGAGGTATGAATATTATTAATCTGTTGCGCTATGTATTCAATAtgaaaatgagagaaaaacaAAGGAATGTCCAATAGAGAAGAAGATGAGTTAAACAATGTTGATTAAAACGACAATTTGAAGTTCTTTCATCTCTGCTGCTGTTTAATAAATATGGATCTTGTTATCTGACAagtttggttttgtcttgtCCTTTAACaagtttcttcttttttttttcaattcttgtATCAAAAGTTCTTTTCCATCTATGACACCATCAAGTAATCACTCCAGAGAATTCATTCTAGCTAAGATGGAAGCTTTTTAAAGAAATCTCAGTCCTCAGCTAGCCGAGACCATGACTATCAAAGAAGCTTTAAGTTGGATTGTCTCGTCATAGTCATGACAATTCAAATGGGTTTAGATGGTCATTCGTATTTAGTTGACTTCTGATTGTATTCATTTATCACGAGATTTAGAGCTGTGCTCTATCTCCTTTATTAAGCGTTCAGCGAATTCGACTGTCCATGCTCTAGCAAAAACGGTCAATTATGTGCCTGTTCGGGGTGAGTGGGCATGTCCACCACCATTTCTTAGCAATATATTTCATCTGctttaagttaataaaacttGACATTATTTCAACAATAAAATAACAactattgattttgtaattaatgatTAAGATCAATTAACCACGCTCTTTCTAGTTGAAACCCAGCTTGAGTGGATCTAATCCTCATTttctaatattatttatatgtaTTCAAAGCCAAGTTCTTCTAAAAGGGTTATCATACAAACGTAATTAAGGATCAGAAGGAAGGGAGGATTCCGTGAAATAAGACTTAGAAATATTGTTAGTGCCAGTAACATGTTATTCCATGTAGATGTCTTCATCAATATCTCCATTCAGTAAAGCTTTCTTGGCATCCAGTTTGATGTACTTAAAAATTCCACAAAGCGGAGATTAAACGTATCATTCTAATGGAAGTTATTCTAAATACACGAGAGTACATCTCAAAGTAATTACGACATTCTTTTTGTCTATAAATCTTTATAACCAATTTTTCCTTATACATATCGATTGTACCATctgcttttattttctatttcaaaATCCGTTTAGAACTTCATGGTTTCATTCTGAGATGAAGATCCACTAATTCGCATATATGGTTATGCATGATGGAATCAATTTTACTcttttagagcatctccaacagcctaaGTTGGCTCtcaagttaaaatttgaggagtgGGAATAAAAAATCAGCTCTAACAGCGTCTTAGTGGCTCCCCAAATCATTAAGAGTCTCTCCATCAGCTCTATTAATAAagagtctctctccacctcttagtgtctctgtaattcatttttattaataatttattattgagcaGTCTCTTTCatctcactattggtaaatataacaacaattaataatttaaatggTAAAataataaggagtgaatataaggagtattgttAGAGATGATGTGTCTTAgttactcttaaatcactaagagtcaattatttatattatttttagagagtgcacCAAGAGTCTCTTGGAGTTGCTCTTAGCCTCTATTATATAGGTTAGAAAATATGGTCCAAAGGAATTTTCCACCCTTTCCATTTTTCTCGTTATAGGTTCTTCCTCTACTTGAATATCAACTTCTTGTTGAAGGTATTAACTGTTTTCATCAATAGTTTCAAAAGTCTGTTTGGGTCGTAGTCTGACCTCATTTTTCTTACATGGAAATACGTTCTATGAAACATTCTTTGATTTGATGACCATGTTCTTATAAATTTTAGAGTTTTTAGATTCATACATAAGAAACCGACATGTATTACTATGAAACGCATAGTCAATGTAAATACAATTCACCGTCTTTGGACCTGTTTTTATCTCTCTTTTTTTCTAGCGTAACCATTACCTTAGCAAGACACTCCCATACTTTGAAATAATTATAAGAAGGTCTTCTTCCTTTCCATAACTCATGTGGTATATTGTCTAATTTTCTTATGggatattttatttaaaagatgATTAGCTAATAATACATCTCTCCCCACAAGTTTTGTAGCAACCCAGAACTGTTTAGTATTGCGCTCATCATTTCATTTAAGGCATAGTTCTTATGCTCTGTTACTCCATATTGGCCCTAGCCACATATTGGCTAGCAACTTTGGAAACTTTCAACTCCAAGCCTTTGTTCTCTTCTTAAATACAAAGTTTTACAATAAGCTCTTCAATAGTCATTTCCTTTTGTTTATGCTTAAGGTAATTTTTGAAATCTTTCTATTAAGgtggtaatttttctattattgtAGCCACTTAGAAAGATTCATTAACCACTATCTATTTAGCATGAATCTTATGGATAATGAGCAGTAATTCATGTACTTACCTTACAACCTTTTTTGAATCTACCATTCTATAAAATTCAGGAATTTTCCAACTAAAAATTTCTTAGCACCTCCATCATCTAATTTATACTTATGACGAAAAGATTCTCACGGTTCTTTTGTCATTGTCTTGACTTGATAAACACTATAAAGTGTCTGAGTCAAGCCAtttaatatgtgatatatgatAAATGAATTAGATGCAATTACTAATGGAAGTCAaaatgcttccatgcttctaTTGCATTGAAGGCAATAACAATATCTACCTCATTTTCTATGATAACAAGAGGATCATCCTTCAAGAACTTAGCTAAATTGAGTGATACAATACTAATTTAATTGGGCTTTTGACCGTCAGGGCCCGGCCATGATCTGAAGTCATCACATGAGCCCAATTCTACCAAAGCCAATTACTGCGTTATGCTTGGCTGAAGCCATGGCTTCGGCCACCTCAcattcaaagaattatattcgAGAGCTGCTTAAGAAAACACGTGAACCAATGAGCACGCTGGATTCCAAAAGCATGCTCCGAGATATATTATAGCACGGAAAGATAGGGTCTGAAGACCTATCAGGTGTTGCCACGTGTCCAGTacactttatttttatctataaatagcagAGACATCTACAAATCAGGTATCTtacttcaaatatattcattaCTTCATTTTTTTGTTACTTGTTAGCTAGATATTATCTCTAATATCTTCTGACTTCAGCATCGGGGAGGGTTCGCCGGAACTCCAACCCCCTTTTCTGACATTCTTTGTGATCTCACGTCATCAGAGTGTTATTGAAAGTAACGTTTACAAGAAGTGTGATATCATTGAGCATAGTTAAGTAAAACAACATTTTCTGTTGCCATGTTTTAAAATTCACACCCGTTAATTTTTCAAGCCTTTCATTGTGGCTTACGGACTTTGCCACAAGTAGTGTTATACATGGAGCATCGGGAGTTACTGTGTTCTCAGTATGTTTGCCAGACCCATTTTTATAACCAAATCCATCTCCAATCAAAGTATTAACCATTTTCTAAAATTCCAAACAAACTAAGTTAGAATCAGATGCAATAGATCTTGTAACAAGAATTCTAGAATACTTTCAACCTTAAGATAAATAAAGAAGAACATTAAAAAGGACTGTTGAGGTCTATTACGAAAACAATTTCCTTAAGACATAATTTACCCGTTATTGAGCAATCATCTTCAAAGATAATAGCAACAAAGAGTGAACTCTTTGCAAAGAAGCTATAATTGGAACAAGAACAAATGAATGCACAGAGACAACAAAAGTGCAGGGAACAGGAACAAAATTTGCAAGAAGAAAAGTTTGGTTTGTGTGTAAAATCTATTGCCCAAATGTAAAGAAATTTTTGCCAAATAAAGATTTTGAAGAAAACGTCTTAACatttattcattaattaaataCGAATTAATATTGTTAATGATGAATGAAATGTCTTAATATTAAATTGTCAATGAATTGCACAACAGAGGCATGAGCAAATCGTGTATTGAATTTACTGTTAATCCTTTAGGAAGACATAAAATACAATCTATACGATATGCACATCTCCACGGACTCGAAAGAAAGAGCCGAATCGTTGAAGGCATCAAAACTGCCTCACACGCTGTGTGagacctgttgaaacacctttccacatgattttgatttgacaaaattatttaagtaaaattaaatatattctaaacacactaagtttaaatgctttgatttattatactaatgtgtttgttcaatgttgagttaaaattgtttataagacataaagagtaaaaggccaaagcccaatacggaagttaaagcccaagtcaaacagatcaagacaactcggcccgcgtgtgcaaaacgctgtcgttatgtacaaaacgcagctcagcggaagaaggatcgagaagaccttcgttgaacaacttcatAACGAAGCTGCTgggttgaatcgacaaagagtacaagacagcagctgagcaagaataacttccagacaaagtgtttccactttgggtaaagttcagaagacacagaacgctgtctagttgaccttaccataaatggagagacattctgccgagctgactaaaagctgctcaacactgaccgaggacagaagatactcaaatctgattggccgagagctctgagcaagactgagtgacaacgacaggaagccgtttccctccaacggttatttcgaaattcgaaatgaccgatgtcttagacgtctctataaatagagcccttcagttgcttcattcaacatagaacttttatcaagccattacgctgaccaaaattctactcaaagttctgcaagaaaaagcaaagcaaatacttacaccaaattccatatctttcgtgtaaaagtctagagtgattattcaatcatctaaagtgtcttagcaattgttgtttaggacaaatctttatcatttctagagattagaaaggagaggctgagtactcggttatagtactcagcgtgagattaggagtgagtagaggtatagaggaaggtactcttgttatactcagcttctaaattgtaaaaggtttgatgctctaccgttaaagagctcagtagagaattcgaaagctcggaacgtgttccaggGACAGGACGTAAGCTCAGAggctgaacctggataaatctgctgagtaacatctttctaaccttaaactccttaatatatatattgctttcttaaacaaaactgaccaagtaaagaggtcacgctgagttgtgtgtattgagtatctgagttcagtaatagactcaaagtgctatcttctgactcaacgaaagaagctgacttagtcactagttgactaagctagtgtcttatttactcagcgcgctgtgtaatcctttttcaaagaaaaagaagtcagccttaacgtacttaaattttaaatagttcctatcccccccttggaactaacttgttacgttataagggaccaacaagtggtatcagagattaaaagctcactgtgaaaggtttaactaccttgagctgatccccactatggctgaaaacagcactcggtttctcccaggaaaccagacaactcagatattacctgaggggctgtccattactcggcctcccctattcttcgggtctaactacaccttctggaagaataggatgaaaaactttattcaggcaacaaatatgagtgcatggctttcaatagtccaaggcccgtttgttcctgttgaagttgtgggtGGCCAAatagttgtcaaagctgaggccaaatggacagaggatgatcacaagaagctacaaaatcacgcttcggctataaatatgcttcactgtgcgcttgatgctgcagaatataataagatatcaggttgtgagtcagcgcaagagatctggaagaagctggaggtcacctacgaaggaaccaacaaagtgaatgagtccaaggtgaaccagcagatgagactatacgagctgttcgaaatgaacgatgatgaaggaatatctgacatgaatgcaaggtttacaaacatcatcaacgagctcaagagacttgggaagatcttcaccgaggaagaacaagtcaagaagattcttaggagtcttcctaaaaactggcaagcaaagaagactgttgttgaggaagctcaagacttaaccacctataaatatgatgaactcatcggctcactgctgacccatgagatctcgatgaagaatttcgaggtgaaagaaaagtctgaagacaagaagcaaaagtctcttgtcatgaaagctgactccactaatgggagctcaacagatgatgaggagatggctatgttcaccaggaagatgaaaaggctgttcaaaaagaatgacaaatattctaagaagccttacaagaacaagtcaagaagattcttaggagtcttcctaaaaactggcaagcaaagaagactgttgttgaggaagctcaagacttaaccacctataaatatgatgaactcatcggctcactgctgacccatgagatctcgatgaagaatttcgaggtgaaagaaaagtctgaagacaagaagcaaaagtctcttgtcatgaaagctgactccactaatgggagctcaacagatgatgaggagatggctatgttcaccaggaagatgaaaaggctgttcaaaaagaatgacaaatattctaagaagccttacagaaagtttgataagtataaagctgagtccagcgacagcaaatacaagaaggacaactcaaagcccattacatgctttgaatgtcatcaaactggccatattaagtcaagctgccccacgctgaggaaagaaaggaagaatgacaaaaagacaatggtggcaacatggagcgacagtgatgagtcttcatcatcagaagctgatgccactgagtcagcaaagatctgttttatggctgacgaacttgctgagccgtgcgtctctgagcatgctgacccctccattgcatctgacgaggaggagcaatcaaatgaggtaatatcacttccccagctcagaaatgaaatggttaatgccctgagtgacctctacacacttgtcaaaaagtgtaataagaaaattagagcactcagcaggcgatgtgacgaggttgaggaggtcaaactgagtgaccttcgatatcttcttcaggacaactcagatttgcatagtaacattggaattatgcaaaagtttgtctctgaggtccaatcagattccaagaaactgagaaaggacgtcacatccattcagaaccaactaaaggttccaaacaaaagaaatattcctctgaatgctcagtaccaaagtactggtcagcagagatggaatccccagcggaatgtcaagtgtgacttctgtgggaagagaggacacaccataaaggtgtgctggcacgctcagcactagggtg comes from Euphorbia lathyris chromosome 8, ddEupLath1.1, whole genome shotgun sequence and encodes:
- the LOC136203942 gene encoding carotenoid cleavage dioxygenase 8 homolog B, chloroplastic, translated to MASLPFLSPSNIILSHKYQLLFPAKRRDSVITNVATQPPPILLSPDKDLTTHVAWTSVRQERWEGDLLVQGQIPLWLKGTYLRNGPGLWHIGNYNFRHLFDGYATLVKLHFENGRLIAGHRQIESDAYKAAKQNKKLCYREFSEVPKPDNFLAYIGEMANLFSGASLTDNANTGVVRLGDGRVVCLTETQKGSIIIDPDTLDTIGKFEYSDSLGGLIHSAHPIVTESEFLTLLPDLLKPGYLVVRMEAGSNERKVIGRVDCRGGPAAGWVHSFPVTEHYVIVPEMPLRYCAQNLLKAEPTPLYKFEWHPHSKAFVHVVCKASGNIVTSVEVPLFVTFHFINAYEERDQEGRVTAVIADCCEHNADTTILDKLRLQNLRSSMDVDVLPDARVGRFRIPLDGSPEGILEAALDPNEHGRGMDMCSINPSFLGIKYRYAYACGAQRPCNFPNTLTKIDLVNKKAKNWYQEGAVPSEPFFVARPGATLEDDGVVISMISEKNGDGFALLLDGITFEEIARAKFPYGLPYGLHGCWVPA